Within the Centropristis striata isolate RG_2023a ecotype Rhode Island chromosome 23, C.striata_1.0, whole genome shotgun sequence genome, the region TTATTTCAGTTTGCTGTTTATTAACAATTTCAGAATGTCAGTCACATTGAGTTACGCTAGGTTATAGTCACTTAtagctattgtttattgtattgcaTGGTGTTGTTCATGGCAATTTTACTAAATTTCCTATATTAGATTAATAAagtgtctttttctctttgtttttgtcttatctATCTAGGTTTGGACACATAGACAGGACTCCCTGTGTTGTACACACACTGCAACTCGTGGTGAACATGATCCAGAAAGATGCAAGTGTCAGCCGACTGTTGGGCAAAGTTAGATCGCTTGTCAAGCTCTTCCGCAAGTCATCTGTGGCAACTGAGCGACTGCTGCAGCTGTGTCAACTAACTCTGGTCAAAGACTGCCCTACTAGATGGTCCAGCACATATCTGATGATATCACGGCTTCTGCAAATCAAGGACTCAGTAGTTCAAGTTGCAGATGGGATGAGCTGGGACTATCTACTGCCAAGTGAGTGGCAGAGGCTGACTGCTCTGAGAGATTTACTCGTCCCCTTCACTGAGCATACCCAGATGCTCCAGAGCGACACACAGTCTTTATCCCTTGTTGTGCCTGCCCTTCTGGACCTGCAGGGTCATCTGTCTGAGTTCCCCCATGCCCAGGGTTCTAGCTTCAAGGACCTAGCTTCCCTGGCAATGAAGATGAAGGCAAACATGGACAAGCGGTTCAGCTGCTTTCTTGATCACACTGACTCTAAGTTTTCACCCCTCACTGCTGCTGCATGCTTTCTCGACCCAACAGTTTCACCTGAAGCACTCCTTGAAAATGATGATGAGCAAATTACAGCGCTTCTGGAAAAAGCAGAAGAGTACATTGCTCAGTTGGTGCCACCAGTTGTACGGGAAGAGGAGGTTGAAGATGAGGAgccagaggaggaagaaaaggaatcAAAAGAGGGACCACAAAGAAAGCGGCCCAGATTCAAATTCTTGTCAAAAGCAAGCCGGCCATCCAGGTCTAGCTGCTCAAAGCCATGTGTCaaggaggaaataaagaaattCAAGGAGCAGCTGTCACAGCCTACAAACGAAGAGACTGCCCTTGAATTTTGGGCTGCACAGGGAGATTCTGTTTATCCAAGCCTAAAACCTATCGCCTTAGATCTTCTGGCCATGCCAGCATCTCAAGCATTTGCTGAGAGAGTGTTTAGCATTACAGGTGACCTCACTCGTGGCCGTCGAAACAGAGCAAGAGCCATTTTAGAGCGAAGCGCTTTTCTGAAACTAAATCGAGGTCAGTAGGCTAATTTTGCTAACGGCAAGCTGTTACTGTTATTAGTACAGATACATATGTGATTGTGATATTCTGTTTGTTCTTGTTGTGAGACGGGCCCTCCTCTGATTTATATTAaacactgctgttgtttttatttattgaatttactacattgtttacattatttacagggtggtcttattta harbors:
- the LOC131962209 gene encoding zinc finger BED domain-containing protein 4-like, whose protein sequence is MQRTTCSARHTVFIHHRQWTMMAAVSTQGLGGRKRRDDIWVYFKYNPAENKTECIVKEDGDKCGHKVGGKNTTNLKRHLKARHKDIFSKIPETSTPKEKPGGPKNNRAQSSIPAAFAAASKYKSDSLEQRAKEQAIALWIGRTGLPACTVEDEDFILMMETFDKRLTIPKRTKINNLVDKMFDDEKQKYKERLATARKITIGLDIWTKKGLTASFLGISACFFCTVENKAKHILLRLDQITHPHTAECIKTSVDRCTEDWGIPQHKILTVITDNGSNMIAAFKPNESDASASSEEESSETSDTEDSEVVEDQRFGHIDRTPCVVHTLQLVVNMIQKDASVSRLLGKVRSLVKLFRKSSVATERLLQLCQLTLVKDCPTRWSSTYLMISRLLQIKDSVVQVADGMSWDYLLPSEWQRLTALRDLLVPFTEHTQMLQSDTQSLSLVVPALLDLQGHLSEFPHAQGSSFKDLASLAMKMKANMDKRFSCFLDHTDSKFSPLTAAACFLDPTVSPEALLENDDEQITALLEKAEEYIAQLVPPVVREEEVEDEEPEEEEKESKEGPQRKRPRFKFLSKASRPSRSSCSKPCVKEEIKKFKEQLSQPTNEETALEFWAAQGDSVYPSLKPIALDLLAMPASQAFAERVFSITGDLTRGRRNRARAILERSAFLKLNRGQ